CAGTTGCCCTTCCAAAACAAAAATAATGTGCTTCCATGGTTCCCGATAAGGAACAACACAACAACACAGCACGTGCTTctcaaaaagggaaaaacacagtTGTGTTTCCCATTTTTTTTAAAGAACAGATGTGCTTTTGGGTTcttcgttttttttgtttttgttttttatttttctttgttcttGATTTCCTATTTGTTTCCTTGAAAAGAACACATTAAAAAAATACTAGACTTTTGAACTTAGAATAGTACCATGtcaaattttagaatttttttacgACCGTATTAACATGAGATCTAAGTTCCCGATGCAAAAAATCCGGCGGAGAAAATGGTTCATGATTTGAACATACGGTTCAAGAGATCAAACGTTTTGAAAAAATGAAACTAGGAAAAACAACTTCTAGAATGTATAAATGACACACATGTAGTGCACCACTTGTCAGCACGCGAGAAAAGTGGGAGTGACCTGATTTTGAGTTTTCGCTTACTTAAGGCCCGTCACTCcgtcaaaaaataaataaataggccCATCACGTGACACTTGAACAATCACGCGCGCAAACAAACACAGAAAACCCAAAGCCTTGACACGTCTCAGTTCTCTCTATCTTTCAAAAAACTTTGAAACTTTACATCCTACAAGAAAAAAAGTAACAAGAGAGCACAGTTTGCAATTTGTGTGTTTTGCAACCCCTAATCCATCAGTGTATGCACCTCCCGGGCACCCTCCACGAGAAGTGCTCCATGTTCCCGGCGGCGACGCGCTTCTTATAGGTCTTCCAGTCCTCGAGCACGTTCTTGAGATCAAACAGCTTGTTCTCCAGCCCCACGCAGCAGTTGGCGTGCATGGTGACAATCTTCCCCAGGTCCTTGCCGTGCTGGCAGAACCCGCCGAAGCGGCCCGTGTCGAGGAACTGCACCCTGGTGCCGAGGCGGCCGGGCACGCCCTCCTTGACGATCTTGTCGAACACGTACTGCTCGTGCATCCCCGGGAACCGCGCGCGCGACGCCTGCCAGTGCTCGTAGAACCCGACGCTGCCGGCGCAGGACCGGACGTAGAGGAGGCCGCCGTTGGGGTAGTTCCCCGGCGAGCCCGGGTCGCCCACGAAGAAGTCCGACGACATCACCACCTGCGCCGCCGGCGGCATGCGCGGGAACGGGTCCCTGAACCACAGGATGTCCACGTCGGTGAAGAGGAAGGTGTAGCCCAGCTCCAGGATGGTCTGCTGGAACCGGTTCCGCTTCCACATCATCTCCAGGTAGTCCCCCTTCATGTACTTCTGCTCCGCCGCGAAGTCCATGCCCTCCACCCTGAACCAGTAGCAGAAGGGGTGCACCGCGTTGCACCGGTCGAAGGCTTTCTTGTCCATGGCCACTATGAGGAGGTGCTTCACCAGGTGCGCGGTGTTCTCGCCGTGCTTGAAGCTCTCCAGGAACAGGTCCAGGAACGACCCGGGTGCCGCCCATGCCTCGTTGAGCGCCGTCATCAGCACGGTCCGGTCTGCGTTCGCCGCTCGTCGGAGCAGGTCGGCGAGATCTTGGGGCTTGTCCTGCTGTTTCAGTGAAATCATTTAGCGTTGATAGATAATTACATAGTTTTTTTTTCATATAATGATGTTGAGATTACACAAAAAAGATACAACACATGTTGAAAGTTAAATCATCATCAGCTCAACTTCAAGCATAATATAACCTCTCCTATATATAGTTTTTGCAACCAAGAAACAAATTGCTATTTGTGGTGAACTTATACATATATAAACCCGACTACTATTCCAGATTACACGCATACGTGAACACAATTTCTTCTACACAAATATTTCAGCTCCACACAACAAAGATACTATTTTCTATTCTTATTTTTAAATATACCTTTTATTAACAATGATAGATGCATTTGCTAAAATGAAATCATAGTGAGCACACGTCGATGAGTTTGTGTTCACCTGTATTCGATGCTGTTCTAAAAAATTCCGAAACTCAGTCCCATGCATTCGATGTAGCATCGACATTATTCATTTATTTCCGCAACAACACACAAGGGGATTATCTAGTTTGACTAATTAACTAAACAAAGTATTCATAGCGTCTTTGTTTAAAATGATACAACATGCTAGTTCGTCATGTGAAGTATTATGATTGTTTGATCCGTCTGTTTTTGTTGGCATCTTGTTTTTTGGGTACCTTCCACATGGTGCTTCACATTCTTGTCAAAGCCAGAATTTTGTCACTGGTAGAACAATAATCCTCTCTCCGTccagtacaaagttgagtcacttattttgggacagagggagtaactcTTAAACAATGGTGAAGGAGGTGCTAACTCCTTTTGTATTAAAAATGGTTCTAGTTTTACGAATATTTTTCCTTGTATTTTCAACAAATACTCTTACGAGGACATTACAACCGTGGAATGGATACAACCACACCTACCATTACTTCGGCTAAATTTGATCAAGACATGATGGCTAAGCAATGAGACATATGTCGATGTTGTACAAGAAGTTCTCTCACGTCGCTTTGAAGGTAAGAGCTAGCGATGAAGTCTTCTATGTACCGCATTCTAGTTTAGACTACTATCATAGTCTTGAGTTCAAACGATGGTAACTTGTGCATTCAGCAATGAATTAGGTCTCCAATGGTCCCGACCAGGTCTCCAAATTCCATCCGAGCATGACACAATTGCCAAAGCAGTTCAAGTTTTTACATGTCACCTCCACATGGACCCATGTGCCTTATATAAACCAGGCTTGTGTTCCCCTACTTGGGCATGTGCAATTGCTAGCAGGGACTAGACTTTCGTGATCACCTTATGATGCTCCGACGCGATTAATAACCTTTTCAgatttggtttagcgatttctGAAGTGCAACATTGTCGCACCTCAGACCGTCCAAGCCATCTCCACCCAATCGACAAAGTGTTTCACATCGAAAAACCATGACACCCATAATGCTATATATGTCTCTCTTTTTTTTAGTATAGATCAGAAAAATTGTAAAAAGAAATAAGGGTGCGGTGCGGTATGTTCTACATCCACAAGTGAGATAAAGAATGCTCCATTTTTTGTAcgccctccattcctaaatataagtcatttAAGAGATTCTggtatgaactacatacgaaacaaaatgagtaaatctacactctaaaatatatctatatacatacgtatatagtttgcagtggaatccctaaaaagacttacatttaggaacggaggtggTATACAAGTGGAAGACACAAAGAGTTGTGTTTTGGGTAACACATGCTAGTGGCATTAGCCGGACCGTCAACATCGTCAAGTGGCATTTTGGAGAACCGGAGATAAGTAAAGCGAAAATAATTCATCTGTCAAAAAGTTGCACTCCCTGTCTAGACGCAGCCAGAGCCATGTGTTTGGTAAGATGCTCTCATAATGCTAGGTGTGGGTCATCTAACTAAGAAGTGGCCAAATGGGTGTGTTAATCAAGTTTTTCTTAGCACAAATCACGGGATGACAAGTGATCAGTCAAAGTTCACTCTTATCAACCACAAAACAAGCTATGCAGAATATATACCAGAGATAAAAAAGTTTATGTTTCCTAATTACGTAACATTTTATTGATATAATTGTGTAATATAGCTAAAGCAAAGACGAACCTGTTGCTTGTTCGCACGCATCACGATCTGCCGCTGCTGATGCTGCCTTTCCTGCTCCGACGACGGACcatctctgccgccgccgccgccgctggtggcAACCACGCCCTTAATCACCCCCTCCTCTTTCACGACGAGCTCTTGCTTGGGCCGATCAGCGCCGCCtccgccctcctccggcgcccaCCGTGGCGCCGGCGGCGTCCTCGCGCCGAGGTCGCGGCCCACGGACGTGTAGAGGAGGAAGCAGGCGGTGGCGAGCGCGGCGCCGAGGAGGAGGGAGGTGGCCGACTTCATCGACGACGAAGCGCGCACGCGGCGTAGCAGCAGCGAGGTAGCCAGGCTGCCAGACCAGGAAGGTAGATGGATGGTGCTCTATGGCGGCTACGGCCGTGCATAAGGAGCCGGCCGTGGCAGCGTGGGCATGTGCGGGGAGAGGTTCAAGCGCGGCGGCGAGCGAGCGAGTTGTCGGGGTGGGGAGAATAATGGAGGCGGTCGTCGCGTGGGGTTGTTGGGATCGGGGTCGGTCGAGACAATTGTCGCGAGGAGAGGGAGGGAAGCGACGGCAGGCTGCGTGTGGAAGTGGTCGAGTTGGgtttgtgtgtgtgggtgggtgcagCTGTCCGTAACCGTAGAAAATTCCAGGGTTGGTGAGTGCGCGGTGGCGGCTAGCACTGCATCAGGTTATTGTTGATTTTGAACCGGCCGAGACGTTTGTAGTGGCGGACCCAGAAACAAAAATGGAGGGTGATATTTGGTAAAGGAAGAGCTTTGGCTGGCTTTTGGTGTGACGATTACGACGCCTTCCTTTGTGTTGATCCGTGGCGGCTTCGGCCGGTATCTCCAAACCTCTGTGCTGGGTGATGCCGATGCTGTTTCAACGATTTTTATAGCTCGTCTTATGGGGCGAGTGGCTATCGCGGTCTTTAAAGCCTGGCATGCCGGGGGTGTTCTTGGGTGTCACCTTTTTTTTTTACTATTGGTTCGATATATTTTTCAATCTTCGGCAGGCGACATTGAGtcagaagaggaagaagactagtATGCTCtttaatgtaattttattttttacTGGTTGTTCCACGTCGAGTTGTCTATCCATTGTACTGGCCTTTGTTTTGCTCAATATTAATTAGATTTAAGATGCACTTTGGGTGTCTTCATTAAAAAAAAGTAGGCAAGTCTCACAAcattatactcccttcgtcccataatataacacctcttatattatgggaccactcttatattgtgggacggatgGAGTAGTTAGGTGTTTTCATAAAAAAAAAGGTTATCATTTAGGAAATAGATTTcatatttaaaatttaaaattcaAATAGCCGGGCAGGAAAGTTAGAATATAAATTGTATGGCTATTACATAGGGTTCTATGTTAACAAATGAACTGTGCTTAGTTTTCATTTATTGGAGGACTTGCAAAAGCCATTGGGGTCAGTCGCCCGGTCCTATAGAACCAACTCCATCCGTGCAAAACTATCACCCCTATAAAAGTATCAAAAGGGCAGGTCTAAATCACCATCTCATCCGTCTAACCATGAAATCTAATTCTTTAAAATCGCCCAATGTTGAGCAACAACCGCGTTGAGCGCCTGTAATAATAATTACCCCCCGCTACCACTGGTTATGGCCATTGTATCTCCCTAATCTTCTCCTACTCGACCACAGGGCTATGCAGAAAACGACAACactatgtttttttagaaaaggaggatgacccccggcctctacatctgggagatgcatgcggccattttattaattattctcgaggaccttacaaagtagaacaacaatatgcGTGAATCTGCtatcttggcaacatctgccgctactcctatccaaatgatgaaggggtgcaagctgggccacatgcccagacctctcacctaagcctaacatctaaagccggaggccccgaccgagccatctgccgggtccggggctcaaaccggtccgacgcgctcacatgtgtcgtcgccgtgacaaccttggcaggtcctccgccatcgacgccaccacgacgccaaacgacAACACTATGTAACTCTACGTTTTCGCATTGCCATAAAAGGTCCAACTATGTCATCTTCATTTACTCTCAAGAATACATCTCGATCAATAAATCTCACTGGGCAACGGTCCAAGAGATCATCACCCATACTAtttctcaacttcaatttcactagA
The window above is part of the Triticum aestivum cultivar Chinese Spring chromosome 2A, IWGSC CS RefSeq v2.1, whole genome shotgun sequence genome. Proteins encoded here:
- the LOC123187081 gene encoding uncharacterized protein At4g15970 isoform X1, translated to MKSATSLLLGAALATACFLLYTSVGRDLGARTPPAPRWAPEEGGGGADRPKQELVVKEEGVIKGVVATSGGGGGRDGPSSEQERQHQQRQIVMRANKQQQDKPQDLADLLRRAANADRTVLMTALNEAWAAPGSFLDLFLESFKHGENTAHLVKHLLIVAMDKKAFDRCNAVHPFCYWFRVEGMDFAAEQKYMKGDYLEMMWKRNRFQQTILELGYTFLFTDVDILWFRDPFPRMPPAAQVVMSSDFFVGDPGSPGNYPNGGLLYVRSCAGSVGFYEHWQASRARFPGMHEQYVFDKIVKEGVPGRLGTRVQFLDTGRFGGFCQHGKDLGKIVTMHANCCVGLENKLFDLKNVLEDWKTYKKRVAAGNMEHFSWRVPGRCIH
- the LOC123187081 gene encoding uncharacterized protein At4g15970 isoform X2, whose product is MKSATSLLLGAALATACFLLYTSVGRDLGARTPPAPRWAPEEGGGGADRPKQELVVKEEGVIKGVVATSGGGGGRDGPSSEQERQHQQRQIVMRANKQQDKPQDLADLLRRAANADRTVLMTALNEAWAAPGSFLDLFLESFKHGENTAHLVKHLLIVAMDKKAFDRCNAVHPFCYWFRVEGMDFAAEQKYMKGDYLEMMWKRNRFQQTILELGYTFLFTDVDILWFRDPFPRMPPAAQVVMSSDFFVGDPGSPGNYPNGGLLYVRSCAGSVGFYEHWQASRARFPGMHEQYVFDKIVKEGVPGRLGTRVQFLDTGRFGGFCQHGKDLGKIVTMHANCCVGLENKLFDLKNVLEDWKTYKKRVAAGNMEHFSWRVPGRCIH